The Candidatus Gracilibacteria bacterium genome window below encodes:
- a CDS encoding TPM domain-containing protein: MKLLSRTSAVFLSMACIMVLAEFVVPPAPVGHILDEVGMLSPVENQGLEKSLSSLETETHHQVGIAILKSLQGRTIEEVSITLARTWGVGQKGLDNGLLILIAPAEREMRIEVGRGLEGVMTDLMSKRIIDEYLTPAFQKEQYFDGIASAITAMSPILRGEVVDLPAPKSALIDTIAPFGFLILFFGWGFLSVLSASKSWWLGGVVGVIVGLVLRGIIGGGIGLIIGLLLDFFLSKYVYQKIPLIRNFQNTHSGGFGGGFGGGSSGGFGGGGFGGGGASGRW; this comes from the coding sequence ATGAAACTCCTCTCTCGTACAAGTGCTGTATTTTTGAGTATGGCTTGTATCATGGTACTGGCAGAATTTGTCGTTCCACCAGCCCCAGTTGGTCATATTTTAGATGAGGTAGGTATGTTGAGTCCTGTCGAAAACCAATGACTCGAGAAATCCCTGAGTTCTCTAGAAACAGAGACGCATCACCAAGTCGGCATCGCGATTCTCAAAAGTCTTCAAGGTCGGACTATAGAAGAAGTGAGTATAACTCTTGCTCGTACATGGTGAGTTGGGCAGAAGTGACTCGATAATGGTCTCTTGATTCTCATCGCACCGGCAGAACGAGAGATGCGAATTGAGGTCGGACGTGGACTGGAAGGAGTGATGACGGATCTTATGTCAAAGAGGATTATTGATGAATATCTCACGCCTGCTTTTCAGAAAGAGCAATACTTTGATGGGATTGCTTCGGCAATCACAGCGATGAGCCCGATTCTACGGGGTGAGGTGGTCGATTTACCGGCACCAAAAAGTGCTCTCATCGATACTATAGCACCTTTTTGATTTCTGATTCTCTTCTTTGGATGGGGTTTTCTCAGTGTGCTCTCGGCATCCAAATCATGGTGGCTCTGAGGTGTTGTCGGTGTGATTGTTTGACTCGTGTTACGGGGGATTATTGGTTGAGGAATTGGGCTCATCATAGGTCTTCTTCTCGATTTCTTTCTTTCCAAATATGTGTATCAAAAAATTCCTCTTATTCGAAATTTTCAAAATACTCATAGTGGTGGATTTGGCGGTGGATTTGGTTGAGGTTCGAGTGGCTGATTTGGCGGTGGTGGATTTGGTTGAGGAGGAGCCAGTGGGAGGTGGTAA
- a CDS encoding LemA family protein yields MKKLFLIIVVVVALGVLWLMGAYNSLVSGRAGVDRAWSDVEVQYQRRNDLVPQLVSTVQGAANFEKKTLTDVVEARAKATQIQVNPTNAQSLAQFSAAQGELSGALSRLLVSVEAYPQLTATKGFQDLQSQLEGTENRIGVARGDFNAVAAQWNIMITQFPRVVIARFFGFEKAVLFDAQTGSDVAPKIEFDIK; encoded by the coding sequence ATGAAAAAATTATTTCTCATCATTGTTGTCGTTGTAGCTCTCGGAGTTCTCTGGCTCATGGGCGCATACAATTCCCTCGTTTCTGGTCGGGCAGGAGTCGATCGGGCATGGAGCGATGTGGAGGTCCAATATCAACGTCGTAATGATCTCGTACCACAGCTTGTTTCAACAGTTCAATGAGCGGCCAATTTTGAAAAAAAGACACTGACTGATGTCGTAGAGGCACGTGCGAAAGCAACGCAGATACAGGTAAATCCAACTAACGCACAGAGTCTGGCACAATTTAGTGCTGCTCAAGGAGAACTCTCTGGAGCATTGAGTCGTCTGCTCGTCTCAGTTGAGGCATATCCACAATTGACAGCTACAAAGGGTTTCCAAGATCTCCAGTCACAGCTTGAAGGTACAGAAAATCGTATTGGAGTTGCGCGAGGTGATTTTAATGCCGTAGCAGCACAGTGGAACATTATGATTACTCAATTTCCGCGCGTAGTGATTGCTCGATTTTTTGGCTTTGAAAAAGCAGTTCTTTTTGATGCACAGACTGGATCTGATGTGGCACCAAAGATAGAATTTGATATCAAATAA
- the fmt gene encoding methionyl-tRNA formyltransferase codes for MKKLRAIFFGTPQLSADILAYLLNSEGLNIVAIVSNPDAAGGRGHALIPSPVTLLAKERNITLLQPEKVKNNPLFLEAIKTLKPDICLVVAYGKILPQELIDISPMGFLNVHTSLLPKYRGAAPIQHALLNGEKITGLTVQQMSLGMDEGDILIQETWKISKDDTTGTLFEKTGKRAGPLLAEAVKGLQNGTVTPQKQESAEATYTKYIKKTDGEIQPDWSLEKTYHAWQAYTPWPGLSIFFGETKVTLHRVSKSPYSSTQALKHSSTVLSFEVKNGLPALALSDGYLIIHELTPAGKKRMSGEDFVRGFMK; via the coding sequence ATGAAAAAACTTCGTGCGATATTCTTTGGCACTCCTCAGCTTTCGGCTGATATTTTAGCGTATCTGCTTAATTCAGAAGGACTCAATATCGTCGCAATAGTCTCAAACCCTGATGCGGCTGGTGGACGAGGACATGCACTTATCCCATCCCCTGTAACTCTCCTGGCAAAAGAGAGAAATATTACGCTTCTTCAACCGGAAAAGGTCAAAAATAATCCTCTGTTCCTCGAAGCCATCAAAACTCTCAAGCCTGATATCTGCCTGGTGGTGGCGTATGGCAAGATCCTCCCACAAGAACTCATCGATATCTCTCCGATGGGTTTTCTCAATGTCCATACCTCGCTTCTACCAAAATATCGTTGAGCTGCGCCAATCCAGCACGCCCTCTTAAATGGTGAAAAAATAACTGGACTCACAGTGCAACAAATGTCTCTCGGTATGGATGAAGGCGATATCCTCATCCAAGAGACTTGGAAAATAAGCAAAGATGATACCACAGGAACCCTTTTTGAAAAAACTGGCAAACGAGCTGGACCGCTCCTGGCCGAAGCTGTGAAGTGATTACAAAATGGAACTGTTACGCCGCAGAAACAAGAGAGCGCAGAAGCAACTTATACCAAATATATCAAAAAAACTGATGGAGAAATCCAACCAGATTGGTCGCTTGAGAAAACCTACCATGCTTGGCAGGCCTACACACCTTGGCCAGGACTCTCTATCTTTTTCGGAGAGACAAAAGTCACACTGCATCGAGTATCTAAATCCCCCTACTCAAGCACTCAAGCACTCAAGCACTCAAGCACTGTTCTCTCTTTTGAAGTAAAAAATTGACTCCCCGCTCTCGCTCTCTCCGATGGTTACCTCATCATCCACGAACTCACACCAGCTGGGAAGAAACGAATGTCTGGTGAGGATTTTGTAAGAGGGTTTATGAAATAA
- a CDS encoding NUDIX domain-containing protein produces MQSKKPETILFQGKIIEVVSQEQSDGRKFEIARRSPGVRMIITDGSRILITKEWRNEQNGFDYRLPGGKVFDSLREYEEKLQSGGDMIQYAEEAIRRECREETGLIAHTLKLFSISRAGATIEWDLYYFIVDTFEESPKGQELEHGEHITPEWIAIDDVKKMCLDGRIQEDRTVGVLLRYILCNSK; encoded by the coding sequence ATGCAATCAAAAAAACCAGAAACGATTCTTTTCCAATGAAAAATTATCGAAGTGGTATCGCAGGAGCAATCCGACGGAAGAAAGTTTGAGATAGCTCGGAGGTCGCCAGGAGTACGAATGATCATTACTGATGGAAGTCGTATTCTTATCACAAAAGAATGGAGAAATGAACAAAACGGATTTGACTATCGACTGCCTGGAGGAAAGGTCTTTGATAGTCTCAGAGAATACGAGGAAAAATTACAAAGTGGCTGAGATATGATCCAATATGCTGAGGAAGCGATTCGGAGAGAATGTCGCGAAGAAACAGGATTGATAGCACATACATTGAAACTTTTCTCTATCAGTAGAGCAGGAGCGACAATCGAGTGGGATCTCTATTATTTTATCGTGGATACATTTGAAGAAAGCCCCAAAGGGCAAGAACTCGAACATGGCGAGCATATCACTCCGGAATGGATCGCGATAGATGACGTCAAAAAAATGTGTCTAGATGGACGCATCCAAGAGGATAGGACGGTAGGGGTTTTGTTACGATATATCTTATGCAACTCCAAATAA
- a CDS encoding DedA family protein: protein MKSFKNFLKITTLVLHVIFLIAMIGIGILSFTSPETIRTILDWMGEQIRSWGNWNYLILFLVAMIESFPFIGVVVPGMNVMILVGGFFVQRDMNIFLLSAVLAMLGACLGNALGYMMGRISGKELLQKYGLWIGLGPKELGFLERQVHKNGFWFIIGGKFHNLLRSFVPYLAASQGLSGRKFWVANIVGSSIWAVCILLIGIFFVESYEVVLQYLSYILIVVIVGVFAVYSYKQKKKL from the coding sequence ATGAAATCTTTCAAGAATTTTCTCAAAATCACGACACTCGTTCTCCATGTCATCTTCTTGATCGCCATGATTGGTATCGGGATTCTCTCTTTTACATCACCAGAAACGATTCGAACAATACTTGATTGGATGGGTGAGCAGATTCGATCATGGGGGAACTGGAATTATTTGATTCTCTTCCTTGTTGCTATGATAGAATCATTTCCATTTATTGGCGTGGTGGTGCCTGGTATGAATGTGATGATACTTGTGGGTGGATTTTTCGTACAGAGGGATATGAATATATTTCTTCTCTCGGCAGTGCTCGCTATGCTCGGCGCTTGTCTCGGGAATGCACTCGGATATATGATGGGGAGAATATCTGGCAAAGAATTGCTCCAGAAATACGGTCTCTGGATTGGTCTTGGTCCAAAAGAACTTGGATTTCTCGAACGCCAAGTACATAAAAATGGTTTTTGGTTTATTATTGGTGGTAAATTTCACAACCTTCTTCGCTCGTTTGTTCCCTACCTAGCTGCATCACAAGGGCTCTCTGGTCGCAAATTTTGGGTGGCAAATATCGTTGGTTCATCAATCTGGGCAGTCTGCATCCTCTTGATTGGGATTTTCTTCGTCGAATCCTACGAGGTAGTCCTTCAATATCTGAGTTATATTTTGATCGTGGTTATTGTGGGAGTATTTGCGGTGTATTCGTATAAACAGAAAAAGAAATTGTAG
- a CDS encoding ribonucleoside triphosphate reductase: MALYKIRKRNGAIVTFNRHKIEHAIQKAIEAVGGEDFSRVHTLADEVIARAKEHAGADLPNVEMIQDAVEEILIKHGHDSVAKAFILYREKRAETRTDRLVVVEVGKTMEEYLNRSDWRVNANANSGYSLGGMLLNTSGKITANYWLSHIYPSEVGNAHRNGDYHIHDLDMFSGYCAGWSLRQLLEEGFNGMPNRIESAPPRNLQAAVNQMINFLGTLQNEWAGAQAFSSFDTYLSPYVYKHEQELRRDIDEYGMKFSSDVEKEKYIDEKTYAYVYQQMQNFVFGLNVPSRWGTQTPFTNITLDWTCPEDLADKGLHLGGYDKGEYVKKFGELDKERAIINKALLEVYAAGDSKGRVFTFPIPTYNITEDFPWDSPDTLRIFDVTAKYGLPYFQNFIGSQYKRVKDEHGNMVTVENKEAYKPGAVRSMCCRLQLDLRELLKRGNGLFGSAEMTGSIGVVTLNLARIGYNTKGDKEAFKERIHQLMNLAKTSLEIKRKVLGEWLEKGLYPYTYRYLRSFRNHFSTIGLNGMNEAIMNFTEGKEDISTDWGKAFATEVLEYMRDVLKEYQEETGNMYNLEATPAEGTTYRFAKEDQKQLPHIIQSGTPDNPYYTNSSQLPVNFTDDAFEALEYQNELQCKYTGGTVLHLYMGERMSDAEACKNLIKKALSNYQLPYITVTPTFSICPKHGYVNGEHDYCPKCDAELGYTGTKFDIDFRKIYTADDKKMHELEHTHACECSTPVV; this comes from the coding sequence ATGGCACTCTATAAGATCCGCAAGCGCAATGGCGCTATTGTCACTTTCAACCGACACAAAATCGAGCATGCCATACAAAAAGCTATCGAAGCCGTCTGAGGGGAAGATTTCTCTCGAGTTCATACCCTCGCTGATGAGGTCATCGCACGTGCCAAAGAGCACGCTGGTGCTGATCTGCCAAATGTCGAGATGATCCAGGATGCTGTGGAGGAAATCCTGATCAAACACGGACACGACTCTGTCGCAAAAGCATTTATCCTCTATCGTGAAAAACGTGCAGAAACTCGTACTGACCGATTGGTCGTCGTAGAAGTCGGGAAAACAATGGAAGAATATCTCAATCGTTCTGATTGGAGAGTCAATGCTAACGCTAACTCTGGTTACTCGCTCGGGGGGATGCTCCTCAATACTTCTGGTAAAATAACAGCCAACTACTGGCTTTCTCATATTTATCCTTCTGAAGTCGGAAATGCTCATCGAAATGGGGACTATCACATCCATGACCTCGATATGTTCTCTGGATATTGTGCTGGCTGGTCGCTCAGACAGCTCCTTGAAGAAGGATTCAATGGTATGCCAAATCGTATCGAATCAGCACCTCCTCGCAATCTCCAAGCAGCAGTCAATCAGATGATCAATTTTCTCTGAACACTCCAAAACGAGTGGGCAGGAGCGCAGGCATTTTCTTCTTTTGATACCTATCTCTCTCCCTACGTTTACAAACATGAACAAGAACTCCGACGTGATATCGATGAATATGGAATGAAATTTTCAAGTGATGTAGAAAAAGAAAAATATATCGATGAGAAGACGTACGCATATGTCTACCAACAAATGCAGAATTTTGTTTTTGGACTTAATGTGCCATCTCGTTGGGGCACTCAGACACCATTTACCAATATCACGCTCGACTGGACTTGTCCAGAAGATCTCGCCGATAAAGGACTCCATCTCGGTGGCTATGACAAGGGTGAATATGTGAAAAAATTTGGAGAGCTTGATAAAGAACGAGCTATTATCAACAAGGCACTTCTAGAAGTATATGCAGCTGGTGATAGCAAAGGCCGTGTCTTCACCTTTCCGATTCCTACCTACAATATCACGGAAGACTTTCCGTGGGATTCTCCTGACACGCTCCGAATTTTCGATGTCACAGCCAAATATGGACTTCCCTATTTTCAAAACTTCATCGGTTCTCAATACAAACGAGTCAAAGATGAGCATGGCAATATGGTCACAGTAGAGAACAAAGAGGCCTACAAGCCCGGTGCAGTCCGATCAATGTGTTGTCGTCTTCAGCTCGATCTCCGAGAGCTCCTCAAGCGATGAAATGGTCTCTTCGGTTCTGCCGAAATGACGGGATCTATCGGGGTTGTCACGCTCAATCTCGCACGTATCGGATACAACACCAAGGGTGACAAAGAAGCATTTAAAGAGCGCATTCATCAACTGATGAATCTCGCAAAAACATCACTTGAAATCAAACGAAAAGTCCTTGGGGAGTGGCTTGAAAAAGGTCTCTATCCATACACCTATCGATACCTCCGATCCTTTAGAAATCATTTCTCAACGATTGGGCTCAATGGTATGAATGAGGCCATTATGAATTTTACTGAAGGAAAAGAAGATATCTCGACTGATTGGGGTAAGGCATTTGCTACTGAAGTGCTCGAATATATGAGAGATGTCCTCAAAGAATATCAAGAAGAGACCGGTAATATGTACAATCTCGAAGCAACGCCTGCTGAAGGAACGACCTATCGTTTTGCAAAAGAAGATCAAAAACAGCTCCCTCATATTATCCAATCATGAACACCTGATAATCCCTATTACACGAATTCTTCTCAGCTTCCTGTCAATTTCACTGATGATGCATTTGAAGCGCTCGAATATCAAAATGAGCTCCAATGCAAGTATACCGGTGGTACCGTTCTCCATCTCTACATGGGAGAACGGATGAGCGATGCGGAGGCCTGCAAAAATCTCATCAAGAAAGCTCTCTCAAACTATCAACTCCCCTACATCACTGTCACGCCCACCTTCTCTATCTGTCCAAAACACGGTTACGTCAATGGGGAACATGATTATTGTCCAAAATGTGATGCAGAGCTCGGCTATACTGGAACTAAATTTGATATAGACTTCCGAAAGATTTATACTGCTGATGACAAAAAGATGCATGAACTCGAACATACTCATGCTTGTGAATGCTCTACCCCGGTAGTATAA
- the nrdD gene encoding anaerobic ribonucleoside-triphosphate reductase, giving the protein MSAFFIDCNGNTVERTKCEIYTRVMGYYRPVSQFNNGKKSEFYTRTYFDEAKSDNSCFMTQYGAA; this is encoded by the coding sequence ATGTCTGCATTTTTTATTGATTGCAATGGCAATACCGTTGAACGCACAAAATGTGAAATCTACACTCGTGTGATGGGATACTACCGACCTGTAAGCCAATTTAATAATGGAAAGAAATCAGAATTTTATACTCGTACCTACTTTGATGAGGCAAAGAGCGATAATTCTTGTTTTATGACTCAATACGGGGCAGCTTAG
- a CDS encoding anaerobic ribonucleoside-triphosphate reductase activating protein, whose translation MASEFISFRWFWVLLPSKVPEGRQKLKWFDDLASPRVPITFQSMLLSGIKKSTLLDYPGKVATIVFTMGCNMRCGYCHNSEFVLPEKMKEICHDCISEDVFFRFLKTRTGFLDGVVVCGGEPTIHSDLPNFCRKIKEAGFLVKLDTNGSNPDMLERLLDEGILDYVAMDIKYPLEQYRIVSGVEFDITLYQKSIALIMARLPNYEFRTTVIKGVHSEEDMKKIGETIQGAKNYYLQNYRPGNTLDPNFVGGSFLESELLELQKIMEPYVEKCGVRM comes from the coding sequence ATGGCGAGCGAGTTTATTTCCTTTCGGTGGTTTTGGGTACTTTTGCCATCAAAAGTACCAGAAGGCCGCCAGAAATTAAAGTGGTTTGATGACCTGGCTTCGCCTAGGGTGCCTATAACTTTTCAATCTATGCTCCTCTCTGGCATCAAAAAATCCACCCTTCTCGATTATCCTGGCAAAGTCGCTACGATTGTTTTTACCATGGGATGCAATATGCGTTGTGGGTATTGTCACAATAGCGAATTTGTTTTGCCAGAAAAGATGAAAGAAATTTGTCATGACTGTATCAGTGAGGATGTCTTTTTTCGTTTCTTGAAAACAAGGACTGGTTTTCTCGATGGCGTGGTGGTCTGCTGAGGTGAACCAACGATTCATAGTGATTTACCAAACTTCTGCCGAAAAATCAAAGAAGCCGGCTTTCTCGTCAAGCTCGATACCAATGGAAGTAATCCTGATATGCTCGAACGGCTCCTTGATGAAGGAATATTGGATTATGTCGCCATGGATATCAAATATCCTCTCGAGCAATATCGAATTGTCAGTGGTGTAGAATTTGATATAACACTCTATCAAAAGAGCATTGCGCTGATTATGGCTCGTCTCCCTAACTACGAATTTCGCACGACAGTCATCAAGGGTGTTCACTCTGAAGAGGATATGAAAAAAATTGGCGAGACGATTCAATGAGCAAAGAATTATTATCTCCAGAATTATCGTCCATGAAATACACTGGATCCAAACTTTGTGTGAGGAAGCTTTCTCGAATCAGAACTTCTCGAACTCCAAAAAATCATGGAACCATATGTGGAGAAATGTGGAGTAAGAATGTAA